The following coding sequences are from one Triticum aestivum cultivar Chinese Spring chromosome 5A, IWGSC CS RefSeq v2.1, whole genome shotgun sequence window:
- the LOC123103317 gene encoding uncharacterized protein, with the protein MSWTNPSCFSTSPRSLSPPQHAPDTPSPPLVDPVATGLPSSRQEVQENRRGLLRLPRALDRARKVRTLAIDLVFHAYIAGVRRRLPPLRSTSGLPDLAFVLTTPRPMLPL; encoded by the exons ATGTCGTGGACAAACCCTAGCTGCTTTTCCACTTCCCCTCGCTCGCTCTCCCCTCCACAACACGCGCCCGACACGCCGTCGCCGCCTCTCGTTGATCCCGTGGCCACTGGCCTCCCCTCGTCGCGCCAAGAGGTCCAGGAGAACCGTCGTGGTCTACTTCGTCTACCCCGAGCACTGGATCGAGCAAGGAAGGTCCGTACACTCGCCATCGACCTCGTCTTCCACGCGTACATCGCCGGCGTCCGGCGTCGATTGCCGCCGCTCCGGTCCACCTccggcctccccgacctcgccttCGTGCTCACT accccgagaccgatgttgcccctgtga